A window from Luteitalea sp. encodes these proteins:
- a CDS encoding VOC family protein — MAVAKKAVPDGYHTVTPSLTLENAAQAIDWYKEGLGAAEVSRATGASGEIMHAEIEIGNSRVMVQDPMMGGKGPKTIGGSPASLWVYVEDCDALFNRAVGAGAEVLYPVTDHFWGDRCGSVKDPHGYTWTFATHKEDLTPEELQQRQAEFMKQFAQPSQPS; from the coding sequence ATGGCCGTAGCCAAGAAAGCTGTTCCAGACGGCTATCACACCGTCACACCTTCACTCACCTTGGAGAACGCCGCGCAGGCTATCGATTGGTACAAGGAAGGCCTCGGCGCCGCCGAAGTCTCGCGTGCCACAGGCGCTTCCGGCGAGATCATGCACGCCGAGATCGAGATCGGCAACTCGCGCGTCATGGTGCAGGACCCCATGATGGGCGGTAAAGGGCCAAAGACCATTGGTGGGTCACCCGCGAGCCTCTGGGTCTACGTCGAGGATTGCGACGCCCTGTTCAACCGGGCCGTGGGCGCTGGCGCCGAGGTGCTATACCCGGTGACCGACCACTTCTGGGGTGATCGCTGCGGATCCGTGAAAGACCCTCACGGCTATACGTGGACGTTCGCGACACACAAAGAGGACCTGACGCCGGAAGAGTTACAGCAGCGGCAGGCGGAGTTCATGAAGCAGTTCGCCCAGCCGTCCCAGCCGTCCTAG
- a CDS encoding GNAT family N-acetyltransferase, which produces MTVDYQREPNLDPDEFIAVLVRSTLAERRPVDRPDVIRAMLKHADIIVTARVSGHLVGVSRAISDFSYCTYLSDLAVDQTHQGHGIGRELIRRTHEASGLHTQLILLAAPKVRTYYPHIGMQQHDSCWVIPRQQTDE; this is translated from the coding sequence GTGACGGTCGACTATCAGCGCGAGCCGAACCTCGATCCGGACGAGTTCATAGCTGTCCTCGTGCGTTCGACGCTTGCCGAGCGGCGGCCCGTCGATCGACCTGATGTGATCCGCGCAATGCTGAAGCACGCCGACATCATCGTCACTGCGCGGGTGAGCGGTCACTTGGTCGGTGTATCACGCGCCATCAGTGATTTCAGCTATTGCACGTATCTGTCGGATCTCGCGGTGGATCAGACACACCAGGGACACGGCATCGGTCGTGAGCTGATTCGGCGGACGCATGAGGCCAGCGGCCTGCACACGCAACTCATCCTCCTCGCCGCACCGAAGGTACGCACTTATTACCCGCACATCGGCATGCAGCAGCACGACTCCTGCTGGGTCATTCCCCGTCAGCAAACAGACGAGTGA
- a CDS encoding D-2-hydroxyacid dehydrogenase, with product MSAATHSMDQPLIIWCNVPFGPAASSRRQLLVDAVAGHTLHLVDGATSSELSRSWLDQASIVFGQPPVDALLASHRIRWVEIASAGYEAYDRADLRAALTSRAVPMTNVGGVYADACAQHTLAMMLAANRALPAAMDAQRDRRWTFAELRPRMRQLSQQRVLILGWGHIARRLAELLAPFDLHLTAVRRRVVGDEPVRIITVDALDAELARTDHLVNLLPGGADTARFVNAPRLAQLPSGARFYNVGRGSTVDQDALIAALDSGHLDAAWLDVTDPEPLPPDHPLWRTAGCYITPHLAGGQADERGHQVRHFLGNLERFTSGRTLIDRIW from the coding sequence GTGAGCGCCGCGACACACTCGATGGATCAGCCACTCATCATCTGGTGCAACGTCCCGTTCGGCCCTGCTGCGTCGTCTCGTCGTCAGCTGCTGGTTGACGCCGTCGCCGGTCATACCCTGCATCTGGTCGACGGTGCGACATCGTCGGAGCTCTCGCGATCGTGGCTCGACCAGGCGTCCATCGTGTTCGGACAGCCGCCGGTCGACGCGCTGCTCGCGAGTCATCGGATTCGCTGGGTCGAGATCGCGAGCGCCGGCTATGAAGCCTACGACCGCGCCGACCTGCGGGCGGCCCTGACGAGCAGGGCCGTGCCCATGACCAACGTCGGCGGCGTCTATGCCGACGCGTGCGCGCAGCACACGCTGGCAATGATGCTCGCGGCCAACCGCGCATTGCCGGCCGCGATGGACGCCCAGCGCGATCGCCGCTGGACATTCGCGGAGCTGCGGCCCCGCATGCGGCAGCTGTCGCAACAACGCGTGCTGATCCTCGGCTGGGGTCATATCGCGCGCCGCCTTGCCGAGCTCTTGGCGCCGTTCGACCTCCATCTCACCGCCGTTCGACGGCGAGTCGTGGGTGACGAGCCGGTGCGCATCATCACCGTTGATGCCCTCGACGCCGAGCTTGCCCGCACCGATCACCTCGTCAACCTGCTGCCGGGCGGCGCCGACACGGCACGGTTCGTCAATGCCCCACGTCTCGCGCAGCTTCCCTCGGGCGCGCGGTTCTACAACGTGGGCCGCGGTTCCACGGTGGACCAGGATGCGCTCATCGCTGCGCTGGACAGTGGACACCTTGATGCCGCGTGGCTGGACGTCACAGATCCCGAACCGCTGCCTCCTGACCATCCTCTATGGCGCACGGCCGGCTGCTACATCACGCCCCACTTGGCCGGCGGCCAGGCCGATGAGCGGGGACACCAGGTTCGACACTTCCTGGGCAACCTCGAACGGTTCACCAGCGGGCGCACGCTGATCGACCGCATCTGGTGA
- a CDS encoding DUF222 domain-containing protein, with product MLAESALASDLDRGTAGDRYQVVLHVDEVTLKAADGEAVASDAGQAVLEDVDGAHVSAETSRRIACDAATVVMRHTPDGTVLDVGRKQRTIPPAIRRALAARHRHCQFPGCTARHCDAHHVQHWADGGATRLTNLCLLCKRHHRAVHEEGFTLTRAPDGTVAVCRPDGRPLPAAPPAPRWNTQGGEVEDPLAPSTARLTAAGIGIGAHTATPDWFGERLDLDYALDVLRDRPVAVPRAVSAKGRSRCRSRKTTSTRRPATVGFLGVSGMNYRI from the coding sequence CTGCTGGCCGAGAGTGCGCTCGCGAGCGATCTGGATCGCGGGACGGCGGGCGATCGGTACCAGGTGGTGCTCCACGTCGACGAGGTCACGCTGAAAGCGGCCGACGGGGAGGCGGTTGCGTCCGACGCGGGCCAGGCAGTGCTGGAGGATGTGGACGGGGCGCACGTTTCAGCGGAAACGTCGCGACGGATTGCCTGCGATGCGGCGACGGTGGTGATGCGGCATACGCCAGACGGCACCGTGCTCGATGTCGGACGGAAGCAGCGGACGATCCCGCCAGCGATTCGCCGGGCGCTCGCGGCTCGGCATCGTCACTGCCAGTTTCCCGGCTGCACGGCGCGGCACTGTGACGCACACCATGTGCAGCACTGGGCTGACGGAGGGGCTACGCGGCTGACCAATCTCTGCTTGCTCTGCAAACGACATCATCGAGCGGTGCACGAGGAAGGCTTCACGCTCACGCGGGCTCCGGATGGGACGGTCGCCGTGTGCAGACCCGATGGCCGGCCGCTGCCGGCCGCACCGCCCGCACCCAGATGGAACACCCAGGGCGGCGAGGTTGAAGACCCACTCGCGCCCAGCACCGCGCGGTTAACGGCCGCGGGCATCGGCATTGGCGCCCACACGGCCACCCCCGACTGGTTCGGCGAACGGCTCGACTTGGACTACGCGCTCGACGTGCTCCGAGATCGCCCCGTGGCCGTCCCACGGGCCGTTTCCGCGAAGGGGCGGTCGCGATGTCGCTCGCGGAAGACGACGTCCACACGGAGACCGGCAACAGTGGGATTTCTTGGTGTGTCCGGAATGAATTATCGGATCTGA
- a CDS encoding molybdopterin-dependent oxidoreductase: MQLAASEARAEAPVVSRASGSSRIASGHRSSPGHCDRRRVCRIRSRTRASWTKWRRAVKADPVAYRLRHLQDERLSNVVNAAAKAAGWDARPSPRPDVGRMGVARGRGIACVLYEGDNGYCAMVAEIEVDQTTGSVAAKRLVVALDCGPVSNPDGVRNQIEGGALQGLSRALGEEVTWDEKKVTSIDWRTYHSLPLGFDVPTVESILIDRPDAEAWSAGETSITVVAAAVGNAIFDATGARIRQVPFTPERVKQALEART; this comes from the coding sequence ATGCAGCTGGCTGCGTCGGAGGCACGTGCGGAGGCACCGGTCGTGTCAAGAGCGAGCGGGTCCTCACGCATAGCGTCGGGTCACCGCTCTTCACCGGGCCACTGCGATCGCCGTCGCGTCTGCAGAATACGTTCGCGCACGAGAGCTTCATGGACGAAGTGGCGGCGCGCGGTCAAGGCGGACCCGGTGGCATATCGGCTGCGGCATCTCCAGGATGAACGCCTCAGCAACGTCGTGAACGCCGCGGCGAAGGCAGCGGGCTGGGATGCGCGTCCATCCCCGAGACCGGACGTTGGCCGAATGGGCGTCGCTCGTGGCCGGGGCATCGCATGTGTCCTGTACGAGGGCGACAACGGCTACTGCGCGATGGTGGCTGAAATCGAGGTCGATCAGACGACCGGAAGCGTGGCGGCGAAGCGTCTTGTCGTCGCGCTCGACTGCGGGCCGGTGTCGAACCCGGACGGGGTGCGGAACCAGATCGAAGGCGGCGCACTTCAGGGCTTGAGCCGTGCGCTCGGTGAAGAGGTCACGTGGGATGAGAAGAAGGTCACGTCGATCGACTGGCGGACGTACCACAGCCTGCCGCTCGGGTTCGACGTGCCAACCGTGGAGAGCATCCTCATCGACCGTCCCGACGCCGAGGCATGGAGCGCGGGCGAAACGTCGATCACCGTTGTCGCTGCTGCGGTTGGCAACGCGATCTTCGACGCCACCGGCGCGCGGATCCGGCAGGTGCCGTTCACACCCGAGCGCGTCAAGCAGGCACTGGAAGCCCGAACGTGA
- a CDS encoding FtsX-like permease family protein: MPYPLTRLGLRLRSLFLKARVEQELDEELRYHLEREVEERLAAGLTPEKARLSARRSLGPIAKSMEECRDMRRVSFIEHRVHDLRFAVRQLSKHRGFAYTAILVLALGIAANVAIFGFVDAALIKPLPYQEPSRLVTAFSTRPETAQGQARGSVSYLNFLDWRERNHAFSAIAAYDVRAGFTLATPAGPQRVPGLRVTAGFFRTLGVTPVLGREFHRDEEGPAAPATVVLSYSTWQTRFGGRRDVLGQTVTLQSDWLSDGEQHVVIGVLPRDFHFPMASHADFWATIRGRQACWDVPSCQSLETVARLADGVSPQTASASLTAIVEQLRRQYPDQHADPEIAKLVPLREVMIGDVRPILLTFLAGAGLVLLISCINIVSLLLVRSDSRTREIAVRNALGASSARLVLQFAAEALVLVVAGSACGLLLAAWGMRFLRSLLSTDMISNMPYLQEVGLNLRVVAFACAVSLVAAVVFAVTPVVRISMSERLVGLKEGGRGAAGTTWRRLGSHLVVAELAVALILLVTAGLLGKSLDRLLHVDTGFNTRHLASLGVSVASVRSGSSTAKSTSAKAEQPGLLARQVADRVSALPGVAAVGYADMLPLSVLAPSSTFWIPGRPEQDQLKESWPVRRVSAGYFTALQARLLRGRHFTYAEVADAPTDNDAGSTRLPIIINETAVRRYFRGEDPIGRSIAIGGRTSAPREIIGIVADIKEGPPQTPAHPAGYVPFNYVDFGLVVRTSQTGRSVFPSLLAAIHEVRPDLLVGRPTTMVEGIRTSPAASLHRSSAWLIGGFAGVAFLLSVVGLYGVVAYSVGLRTREIGVRMALGAQRRSVYQLVLGDAARLVAVGTGVGLICAVGTATLMRNLFFGVQSWDLPTLTTAAAVLILSALLASYIPARRAASVSPVEVLRAE, translated from the coding sequence ATGCCGTACCCGCTCACGAGGCTAGGTCTTCGCCTGCGCTCGTTGTTCCTCAAGGCGCGCGTCGAGCAGGAGCTCGATGAGGAGCTGCGATACCACCTGGAGCGCGAGGTCGAGGAGCGCCTTGCCGCGGGGCTGACGCCGGAAAAGGCACGTCTCTCCGCCCGGCGCAGCCTGGGTCCGATCGCGAAGAGCATGGAGGAGTGTCGCGACATGCGTCGGGTGAGCTTCATCGAGCATCGGGTTCACGACCTCCGATTCGCCGTTCGTCAGCTCTCGAAGCATCGCGGGTTCGCATATACGGCCATCCTCGTACTGGCGCTCGGCATTGCGGCAAACGTGGCCATTTTTGGCTTCGTCGATGCTGCCCTGATCAAGCCGCTGCCGTATCAGGAACCGTCCCGACTGGTCACCGCCTTCAGCACGCGCCCGGAAACCGCGCAAGGCCAGGCTCGAGGCTCTGTCTCCTACCTGAACTTCCTCGATTGGCGAGAACGCAACCACGCGTTCAGCGCGATTGCTGCCTACGACGTCCGTGCGGGCTTTACCTTGGCCACGCCCGCCGGACCCCAGCGCGTGCCCGGCCTCAGAGTAACCGCCGGATTCTTTCGCACGCTGGGCGTGACGCCTGTCCTCGGACGCGAATTCCACCGAGACGAGGAGGGGCCCGCCGCGCCCGCGACGGTGGTGCTCTCCTACAGCACGTGGCAGACGCGTTTCGGCGGGAGGCGGGACGTGCTTGGGCAGACCGTGACGCTGCAGTCGGACTGGCTCTCTGACGGCGAGCAGCACGTCGTGATCGGCGTGCTGCCGCGAGACTTTCATTTCCCGATGGCCTCGCATGCGGACTTCTGGGCGACGATCCGAGGGCGCCAAGCGTGCTGGGACGTGCCGAGCTGCCAAAGCTTGGAGACCGTTGCGCGGCTAGCCGATGGCGTCTCGCCGCAAACGGCGTCAGCAAGCCTCACGGCCATCGTCGAGCAGCTACGACGTCAGTATCCCGACCAGCATGCGGATCCTGAGATTGCAAAGCTCGTGCCTCTACGCGAGGTGATGATTGGCGACGTTCGACCCATCCTGCTGACGTTCCTGGCCGGCGCAGGGTTGGTGCTCCTAATCTCTTGTATCAACATCGTGAGCTTGCTGCTGGTCCGCTCCGATAGCCGCACGCGCGAGATCGCAGTCCGCAACGCGCTTGGTGCCTCGTCTGCGCGGTTGGTTCTGCAATTCGCGGCGGAAGCGCTGGTACTCGTCGTTGCTGGTAGCGCGTGCGGGCTGCTCCTGGCTGCGTGGGGTATGCGATTCTTGAGAAGCCTCCTCAGCACCGACATGATCAGCAACATGCCGTACCTCCAGGAGGTCGGCTTGAACCTTCGTGTAGTCGCGTTTGCCTGCGCGGTCTCCCTAGTCGCCGCTGTCGTGTTCGCCGTCACGCCCGTCGTGCGCATCTCGATGTCCGAGAGACTCGTGGGACTGAAGGAAGGCGGTCGTGGCGCTGCAGGGACGACGTGGCGGCGCCTGGGATCGCATCTTGTCGTCGCCGAGCTCGCGGTCGCCCTGATCTTGCTCGTGACTGCTGGACTCCTAGGCAAGAGCCTCGATCGGCTGCTTCACGTCGATACGGGGTTCAATACACGGCACCTCGCCTCGCTTGGGGTCAGTGTCGCGTCCGTCCGCTCTGGGTCAAGTACGGCGAAGTCAACGAGCGCAAAGGCGGAGCAGCCCGGCCTGCTAGCGCGACAGGTTGCGGATCGCGTGTCGGCCCTGCCGGGCGTCGCGGCGGTCGGCTACGCCGATATGTTGCCGCTGAGTGTTCTGGCACCATCGTCCACCTTCTGGATCCCAGGTCGCCCCGAGCAGGATCAGCTCAAGGAGTCCTGGCCAGTGCGGCGTGTCAGCGCGGGCTATTTCACGGCGCTGCAGGCCAGACTACTGCGGGGCCGCCACTTCACCTACGCGGAAGTCGCCGACGCCCCAACAGACAACGATGCTGGCTCGACGCGTCTTCCAATCATCATCAACGAGACCGCGGTGCGACGGTATTTTCGAGGCGAGGATCCCATCGGAAGGTCGATTGCCATTGGCGGTCGTACGTCGGCGCCAAGAGAGATTATCGGAATCGTGGCGGACATCAAGGAGGGGCCGCCGCAGACGCCAGCGCACCCAGCCGGGTACGTTCCGTTCAACTACGTGGATTTTGGCCTCGTCGTTCGCACGTCACAGACCGGGCGGAGCGTATTCCCGTCGCTTCTTGCCGCGATACACGAGGTGCGGCCCGATCTTCTCGTGGGCAGACCAACGACGATGGTGGAAGGAATAAGGACGTCGCCGGCGGCATCCCTGCACCGCTCTTCGGCGTGGCTGATTGGCGGCTTTGCGGGAGTAGCGTTTCTGCTGAGCGTCGTCGGGCTCTACGGCGTCGTGGCGTACTCGGTTGGCCTGAGAACCCGCGAGATCGGTGTCCGCATGGCGCTCGGTGCGCAGCGTCGGTCAGTGTATCAGCTCGTGTTAGGAGACGCTGCTAGGCTGGTGGCCGTCGGGACTGGCGTGGGACTGATCTGTGCAGTGGGCACGGCCACGCTGATGCGTAACCTGTTCTTTGGCGTTCAGTCCTGGGACCTGCCGACGTTGACCACCGCCGCCGCAGTGCTGATCCTCTCGGCCCTGCTCGCCAGTTACATCCCTGCTCGCCGCGCTGCGTCAGTGAGCCCAGTCGAAGTCCTGCGCGCCGAGTAG
- a CDS encoding NADPH:quinone reductase has product MSKAIRIHEHGGPDVLRYEDVAVGAPGPGEIRVRHTAVGLNFIDVYHRAGLYPLALPATLGMEAAGVVEAVGGDVTDVKEGDRVAYATQPLGAYSEMRLMPAGRVVKLPDGIDDRTAAAMMLQGMTAEYLIRRTYKVTAGEPVLFHAAAGGVGLIACQWLKHLGATVIGTVGSAEKAKLAKEHGCDHVINYREESFTQRVKEITGGDGVPVVYDSVGKDTWDGSLDCLRPFGLMVSYGNSSGAVPPVNLGILGAKGSLYVTRPTIMTYTAKREDLTASAQALFEVVLSGAVKVAINQTYPLAEAAQAHRDLEARKTTGSTILLPSV; this is encoded by the coding sequence ATGAGCAAGGCGATACGCATTCACGAGCACGGCGGGCCCGACGTGCTCCGTTACGAAGATGTGGCCGTGGGCGCACCTGGCCCCGGGGAAATTCGCGTTCGCCATACCGCGGTCGGGCTCAATTTCATCGACGTCTATCATCGGGCTGGCCTGTATCCGCTGGCGCTGCCGGCGACGCTTGGCATGGAGGCCGCCGGGGTTGTCGAAGCCGTGGGCGGCGATGTCACGGATGTAAAGGAGGGCGACCGTGTGGCGTATGCCACACAGCCTCTGGGCGCGTACTCCGAGATGCGGCTGATGCCGGCGGGCAGGGTCGTCAAGCTGCCGGATGGCATCGACGACCGCACGGCTGCTGCGATGATGCTGCAGGGCATGACAGCGGAATACCTGATCCGCCGGACCTACAAGGTCACGGCAGGGGAACCCGTCCTGTTCCATGCGGCTGCCGGAGGTGTGGGGTTGATTGCCTGCCAGTGGTTGAAGCATCTTGGCGCGACGGTGATCGGCACCGTGGGCTCGGCCGAGAAGGCGAAGCTGGCCAAGGAGCACGGCTGCGATCATGTCATCAACTATCGGGAGGAGAGCTTCACCCAGCGCGTGAAGGAGATCACGGGCGGCGACGGGGTTCCAGTTGTCTACGACTCTGTGGGCAAGGACACCTGGGACGGTTCCCTTGACTGTCTGCGGCCATTCGGCCTGATGGTCAGCTACGGCAATTCGTCCGGAGCTGTACCGCCGGTCAATTTGGGTATTCTGGGAGCGAAAGGCTCGCTCTACGTGACCCGGCCGACGATCATGACGTACACGGCCAAGCGTGAAGACCTGACAGCCAGTGCCCAGGCACTCTTCGAGGTCGTACTGTCGGGCGCTGTCAAGGTCGCGATCAACCAGACCTATCCGTTGGCCGAGGCGGCGCAGGCGCACCGCGACCTGGAAGCGCGCAAGACGACCGGGTCGACCATCTTGTTACCGTCTGTATGA
- a CDS encoding molybdopterin-dependent oxidoreductase codes for MTMTADALEALKRAGLSRRRFLKGAGALVVSFTAAPLVERVVVAQGPSDTPGQEIDPEQLDSWIAVAADGTVTAYTGKCELGQGIYTVQTQLIAEELDVPLSRVRLIQCDTSLSPDQGGTSGSRSTPTNFNDRNLALAGATARETLLRLAAKQLAVPVDQLAVADGLVSAKADSSKRVSYGELVAGRKFEIPLSNTAKRKPPGEWKILGTSVPRVDMPAMVTGQLEYVHNVRVPGMLHGRVVRPPAVGATLVEVDESSVRDLPGLVTVVVNKSFVGVVAEREWQAIQAAKALKVTWTPGSGLPSQRDYLERLRNATPSRDGFVVSSKDVDETLARATTVLDATYLHPFQMHGSIGASCAVADVQDPMVTIWSTTQSVYALRSSTAMLLSRPVENIRVVFTRGAGCYGLNGADAVSYDAALLSQAAGKPVRVLLSRMDEMAWENFGSAYVIDQRVGVDADGAIVAWDHESWSPRLGGRPGGERPGNVVTGALVGFEPNVVTAQRATDPERFRNGSNAVPSYAAGCVGGTCGGTGRVKSERVLTHSVGSPLFTGPLRSPSRLQNTFAHESFMDEVAARGQGGPGGISAAASPG; via the coding sequence ATGACGATGACGGCGGATGCGCTCGAGGCGCTGAAGCGTGCGGGGTTGTCGCGCCGCCGTTTCTTGAAGGGGGCGGGCGCGCTCGTGGTGAGCTTCACTGCCGCGCCGCTCGTCGAGCGAGTCGTTGTTGCTCAGGGACCGTCAGACACTCCCGGCCAGGAGATCGACCCCGAGCAGCTCGATTCCTGGATCGCTGTCGCGGCCGACGGCACCGTCACGGCGTACACGGGCAAGTGCGAGCTGGGCCAAGGCATCTACACGGTGCAGACGCAGCTCATCGCCGAGGAGCTCGACGTGCCGCTCAGTCGTGTGCGGCTGATCCAATGCGACACGTCGCTCTCGCCCGACCAGGGTGGCACCTCTGGAAGTCGATCCACGCCAACCAACTTCAACGACCGCAACCTCGCGCTCGCTGGAGCGACGGCTCGAGAAACGCTTCTACGACTGGCGGCGAAACAGCTTGCGGTGCCGGTGGACCAACTCGCGGTGGCCGACGGCCTCGTCAGCGCGAAAGCCGACTCTTCGAAGCGGGTGAGCTACGGAGAGCTCGTCGCGGGACGAAAGTTCGAGATTCCACTCAGCAACACCGCGAAGCGCAAGCCGCCAGGCGAGTGGAAGATCCTCGGCACGTCGGTGCCGCGTGTGGACATGCCGGCGATGGTGACCGGGCAGCTCGAGTACGTCCACAACGTGCGCGTGCCTGGCATGCTGCACGGCCGCGTGGTCAGGCCGCCGGCTGTCGGCGCCACGCTGGTCGAGGTCGACGAGAGCTCCGTCCGCGACCTGCCGGGGCTCGTCACGGTTGTCGTCAACAAGAGCTTCGTTGGTGTCGTTGCGGAGAGGGAATGGCAGGCGATTCAGGCAGCGAAAGCGTTGAAGGTCACGTGGACACCTGGGAGCGGCCTGCCGAGCCAGCGTGATTATCTCGAGCGTCTACGCAACGCAACGCCATCGCGAGACGGATTCGTCGTGAGCTCCAAGGATGTCGACGAGACGCTCGCACGGGCGACGACGGTCCTCGACGCAACGTATCTGCATCCGTTCCAGATGCACGGCTCCATCGGCGCGTCCTGCGCCGTCGCCGACGTGCAGGATCCCATGGTGACGATCTGGTCCACGACGCAGTCGGTGTATGCCCTGCGGAGCAGCACGGCGATGTTGTTGAGTCGACCGGTTGAGAACATTCGCGTGGTCTTCACACGCGGCGCCGGTTGTTACGGTCTCAACGGCGCGGACGCTGTGTCGTATGATGCGGCGCTCCTCTCGCAAGCGGCGGGTAAGCCGGTCCGTGTGCTGCTCTCACGGATGGACGAGATGGCGTGGGAGAACTTCGGGTCTGCCTATGTGATCGACCAGCGGGTCGGTGTCGATGCGGATGGTGCGATCGTCGCCTGGGATCACGAGTCGTGGTCTCCGCGCCTTGGCGGCCGGCCTGGCGGAGAGCGCCCCGGCAACGTTGTCACCGGCGCACTGGTTGGATTCGAGCCCAATGTGGTGACAGCACAGCGCGCGACCGATCCGGAGCGCTTCCGCAACGGCAGCAACGCGGTGCCCTCCTATGCAGCTGGCTGCGTCGGAGGCACGTGCGGAGGCACCGGTCGTGTCAAGAGCGAGCGGGTCCTCACGCATAGCGTCGGGTCACCGCTCTTCACCGGGCCACTGCGATCGCCGTCGCGTCTGCAGAATACGTTCGCGCACGAGAGCTTCATGGACGAAGTGGCGGCGCGCGGTCAAGGCGGACCCGGTGGCATATCGGCTGCGGCATCTCCAGGATGA
- a CDS encoding VWA domain-containing protein: MCVTRLLSGAIAVCAMAGLVAAQQQQAPVFRTTGDVVRVFVTVTDRDGRLVTTLAREDFEVRDEGDPQPISLFDNSPQPIRLIVMLDVSGSMAGNLRLLREASEELIVRLRPQDVAAIGTFGREIAISPKFTQDAAALRASLPTSIEPDAPTPLWQALEQAMDAFDEDADERRVILVLSDGKDTGPASFGQRYVTQVEVIDRSREDDVMIYAIGLRSRGGRPAMTPGLGRGGLAGMLTADLPDPGLSRAALETGGGYTEIRLGEDLGAAFARVADELHSQYLLGFAPPKRDGKVHDIDVRISKRGMEPRARKSYVAPSKG; the protein is encoded by the coding sequence ATGTGCGTGACCCGTCTCCTCAGCGGCGCAATAGCCGTGTGCGCGATGGCCGGCCTCGTCGCGGCGCAGCAACAACAGGCCCCAGTCTTTCGCACCACGGGCGATGTCGTCCGTGTCTTCGTCACAGTGACCGACCGGGACGGCCGGCTCGTCACCACCCTTGCGCGCGAGGACTTCGAAGTGCGCGACGAGGGAGACCCGCAGCCGATCTCCCTGTTCGATAACAGCCCGCAACCGATCCGGCTGATCGTCATGTTGGACGTCTCAGGCAGCATGGCGGGCAATCTGCGCCTCCTGCGGGAAGCCTCCGAGGAGCTCATCGTGCGCCTACGGCCCCAGGACGTTGCGGCCATCGGCACATTCGGGCGCGAGATAGCAATCAGCCCGAAGTTCACGCAGGACGCCGCAGCTCTACGCGCATCGTTGCCGACCTCTATCGAGCCGGACGCCCCGACGCCGCTCTGGCAGGCGCTGGAACAGGCGATGGACGCCTTCGATGAGGATGCCGACGAGCGTCGTGTCATCCTGGTCTTGAGCGACGGCAAGGACACGGGACCGGCGTCGTTTGGGCAGCGGTATGTCACGCAGGTCGAGGTCATCGATCGCTCGCGGGAAGACGATGTGATGATCTACGCCATCGGACTGCGCAGCCGTGGTGGCAGGCCGGCGATGACGCCCGGGCTGGGGCGTGGTGGTCTGGCGGGGATGTTGACGGCCGATCTGCCGGATCCGGGTCTATCGCGCGCCGCGCTCGAGACCGGCGGCGGCTATACGGAGATCCGGCTGGGTGAGGACCTGGGCGCCGCGTTCGCGCGCGTCGCGGACGAGCTACACAGCCAGTACCTGCTCGGCTTCGCGCCGCCGAAGCGCGACGGCAAGGTTCACGACATCGATGTGCGCATCTCGAAGCGAGGGATGGAGCCGCGGGCGAGAAAGAGCTACGTGGCGCCGAGCAAGGGCTAG